The proteins below come from a single Malus domestica chromosome 03, GDT2T_hap1 genomic window:
- the LOC103427185 gene encoding uncharacterized protein — protein sequence MSEPDTGPEFYAGRPRPWRPNDLVNGGGSGVGRAAYGVPSGGVAVWPNASETVPPETLGGLVREFSKAAAEIAVEFGKGCRDIVRQSLGNRDSVLGRSLGKVRESYLGKRVTQLRRKLGIVNEYLPEDKDPIHAWSVIACVTILAFAVVYVNVETTPSGPAPEVKKIYIHPPSAARVMLPDGRFIAYKEQGVPADRARFSIIAPHSFLSSRLAGIPGLKASLLEEFGVRLLTYDLPGFGESDPHPNRNLESSAMDMLLLADAVGVNDKFWVVGYSSGGLHAWAALRYIPDRLAGAAMFAPMVNPYDSFMNREERRRTWEKWTRSRKFMYFLARRFPSFLSYFYHRSFLSGKHGQIDRWLSLSLGKRDKALMEDPIYEEFWQRDVEESIRQGNAKPFVEEAVLQVSNWGFSLADLKLQKKERGKGVVNWLKAMLTSQEELIGFLGPIHIWQGMDDKVVPPSMTDFVHRILPGAAVHKLPYEGHFTYIYFCDECHRQIFTALFGTPQGPLNFTTEVDQSPLEGTEEQEEEESPLEGTEEQEEEEARGDSVPAPAEA from the exons ATGTCGGAGCCGGACACTGGACCCGAATTCTACGCAGGCCGGCCCAGGCCGTGGCGACCCAATGATCTGGTAAACGGGGGCGGAAGCGGCGTGGGAAGGGCAGCGTACGGCGTCCCATCGGGCGGTGTGGCCGTGTGGCCCAATGCGAGCGAGACGGTGCCGCCGGAGACGCTGGGGGGACTTGTGCGGGAGTTCTCGAAAGCGGCGGCGGAGATTGCCGTGGAGTTCGGGAAAGGGTGCAGGGATATAGTGCGGCAGAGCCTAGGGAATCGGGACTCGGTGTTGGGGAGGAGCTTGGGGAAGGTAAGGGAGTCGTACTTGGGGAAGAGAGTGACGCAGCTTCGCAGGAAATTGGGGATCGTGAACGAGTATCTGCCGGAAGATAAGGATCCGATTCATGCTTGGTCGGTGATTGCCTGCGTCACGATTCTTGCTTTTGCAG TGGTGTATGTGAATGTCGAAACTACTCCTTCCGGTCCTGCCCCGGAAGTAAAGAAGATATACATTCATCCTCCGAGTGCTGCCCGCGTAATGCTTCCAGATGGTAGATTCATAGCATACAAGGAGCAAGGCGTTCCGGCGGACAGAGCTAGGTTTTCAATCATTGCTCCACATTCTTTCCTTTCGTCCCGCCTCGCAG GAATACCTGGACTCAAGGCTTCCCTGTTGGAAGAGTTTGGCGTTCGCTTATTGACATATGATCTTCCTGGTTTTGGAGAGAGTGACCCTCACCCCAACAGAAACCTTGAATCTTCTGCAATGGATATGTTGCTCTTAGCTGATGCTGTTGGTGTGAATGACAAGTTTTGGGTTGTGGGATACTCGAGCGGAGGCTTGCATGCTTGGGCAGCGCTCAGATACATTCCTGATAGACTTGCAG GTGCAGCCATGTTTGCTCCAATGGTTAATCCGTATGATTCATTCATGAATAGGGAAGAGAGGCGCAGAACCTGGGAGAAGTGGACGCGAAGCAGAAAATTTATGTACTTTTTGGCTAGGAGGTTTCCTAGTTTTCTTTCTTACTTCTATCACAGAAGCTTCTTATCTGGAAAGCATGGACAAATTGATAGATGGCTGTCACTATCTCTGGGAAAGAGG GATAAAGCTCTAATGGAAGACCCAATCTACGAAGAATTCTGGCAAAGGGATGTGGAAGAATCAATTAGGCAGGGAAATGCAAAACCCTTTGTGGAGGAAGCTGTTTTACAAGTGTCAAATTGGGGTTTCAGCCTTGCAGACCTCAAATTGCAGAAGAAAGAACGGGGGAAAGGCGTGGTCAATTGGCTCAAGGCCATGCTCACCTCTCAGGAGGAATTAATTGGCTTCCTTGGCCCAATACACATATGGCAG GGGATGGATGATAAGGTGGTCCCGCCATCGATGACTGACTTTGTGCACCGGATTTTACCAGGAGCTGCAGTGCATAAGCTCCCATACGAGGGCCATTTCACTTACATCTACTTTTGTGATGAATGCCACAGACAGATATTCACCGCACTCTTTGGAACACCACAAGGGCCACTGAACTTCACAACAGAAGTAGATCAAAGTCCTCTTGAAGGTACTGAAGagcaggaagaagaggaaagtcCTCTTGAAGGTACTGAAGagcaggaagaagaggaagcgCGTGGTGATTCTGTTCCGGCACCAGCCGAGGCATGA
- the LOC103418823 gene encoding F-box/FBD/LRR-repeat protein At3g26920-like isoform X1, which yields MEKLFSCCPVLEYLSIHLSVDTGVIHKINASAPQLKTLEIPLDDDYENENIFYIDAPQLANFHLKGADLSSCSLKNAKSIVNASVAFKYLARNLSPLFPVRACSLLAGISKVKYLSLSAYSLEARCLPFLVNLTKFKLVLRESKYWKLLAGLLYRARNLEDLALEDETYSGEYSEVWEPPKFLPICLSSHLRTISITGFKGLLVEREAAKYLLRNGHLLNKMTIYTDRHLICKKEELLKEFLMFHRAMTCQVEFI from the exons ATGGAAAAGCTCTTTTCTTGCTGCCCTGTACTTGAATATTTGAGTATACATCTATCTGTTGACACTGGTGTCATCCACAAGATTAATGCCTCTGCACCTCAACTGAAAACATTGGAAATACCTTTGGATGACGACTATGAGAACGAGAACATCTTTTATATTGATGCCCCACAGCTTGCTAATTTTCATCTTAAGGGGGCTGATTTGTCAAGTTGTTCTTTGAAGAATGCAAAATCCATAGTCAATGCCAGTGTTGCTTTCAAATACCTTGCTAGAAACCTGTCGCCTTTGTTTCCCGTGCGTGCATGTTCACTTCTGGCTGGAATTTCCAAAGTTAAGTATCTGTCTCTTTCGGCATATTCTTTGGAG GCTCGGTGTCTCCCTTTTTTGGTTAACTTGACCAAATTTAAGTTGGTTCTTCGTGAGTCCAAGTACTGGAAATTGTTAGCAGGGCTGCTCTACAGAGCACGGAATCTGGAAGATCTTGCATTGGAAGAT GAAACTTATTCTGGGGAATACTCAGAGGTATGGGAGCCGCCAAAGTTTCTGCCTATTTGTTTGTCCTCGCATCTCAGGACTATCTCCATTACCGGATTCAAGGGATTGCTGGTTGAGAGGGAAGCAGCAAAGTATTTGTTGAGGAATGGCCATCTTTTGAATAAGATGACAATTTATACAGATAGACACCTTATCTGCAAGAAAGAAGAATTATTGAAGGAGTTTTTGATGTTTCATAGGGCAATGACTTGTCAAGTTGAGTTTATTTAG
- the LOC103418823 gene encoding F-box/LRR-repeat protein At3g60040-like isoform X2, producing MEKLFSCCPVLEYLSIHLSVDTGVIHKINASAPQLKTLEIPLDDDYENENIFYIDAPQLANFHLKGADLSSCSLKNAKSIVNASVAFKYLARNLSPLFPVRACSLLAGISKVKYLSLSAYSLEARCLPFLVNLTKFKLVLRESKYWKLLAGLLYRARNLEDLALEDVRNLFWGILRGMGAAKVSAYLFVLASQDYLHYRIQGIAG from the exons ATGGAAAAGCTCTTTTCTTGCTGCCCTGTACTTGAATATTTGAGTATACATCTATCTGTTGACACTGGTGTCATCCACAAGATTAATGCCTCTGCACCTCAACTGAAAACATTGGAAATACCTTTGGATGACGACTATGAGAACGAGAACATCTTTTATATTGATGCCCCACAGCTTGCTAATTTTCATCTTAAGGGGGCTGATTTGTCAAGTTGTTCTTTGAAGAATGCAAAATCCATAGTCAATGCCAGTGTTGCTTTCAAATACCTTGCTAGAAACCTGTCGCCTTTGTTTCCCGTGCGTGCATGTTCACTTCTGGCTGGAATTTCCAAAGTTAAGTATCTGTCTCTTTCGGCATATTCTTTGGAG GCTCGGTGTCTCCCTTTTTTGGTTAACTTGACCAAATTTAAGTTGGTTCTTCGTGAGTCCAAGTACTGGAAATTGTTAGCAGGGCTGCTCTACAGAGCACGGAATCTGGAAGATCTTGCATTGGAAGATGTAA GAAACTTATTCTGGGGAATACTCAGAGGTATGGGAGCCGCCAAAGTTTCTGCCTATTTGTTTGTCCTCGCATCTCAGGACTATCTCCATTACCGGATTCAAGGGATTGCTGGTTGA
- the LOC139187707 gene encoding F-box/LRR-repeat protein At3g59190-like, producing MIRFQMGTVSKHQAGVKDRISELPEALLCHIVSFLPTTWAVRTTVLSKRWKNRWTSLITNLDFEDSREFETDEQGCYHSNRFMNFVDRVFFLRDSLDIKKFRLAISYSDDFSRIDAWICIAVMRNVVELDLDLRDVSDGGEADFEMPQSLFKSKTLAILRVSS from the coding sequence ATGATCAGGTTTCAAATGGGTACAGTGTCGAAGCATCAAGCAGGAGTAAAAGATAGGATCAGTGAATTACCAGAGGCCCTTCTTTGTCACATAGTTTCCTTCCTTCCAACAACGTGGGCTGTGAGGACCACTGTTTTGTCCAAGAGATGGAAGAACAGATGGACTTCACTCATTACCAATCTAGACTTCGAAGATAGCAGAGAATTCGAAACTGATGAACAAGGTTGCTACCACTCAAATCGTTTCATGAATTTTGTTGACCGTGTGTTTTTCTTGCGTGACTCATTAGACATCAAGAAGTTCCGTCTTGCAATATCGTATTCCGATGATTTCTCTCGTATTGATGCTTGGATTTGCATTGCCGTTATGCGTAATGTTGTTGAACTTGATCTTGATCTTCGTGATGTAAGTGATGGAGGTGAGGCTGATTTTGAGATGCCTCAAAGCCTTTTTAAGAGCAAAACACTTGCGATTTTGAGAGTGTCTTCATAG
- the LOC139194641 gene encoding uncharacterized protein: MACLLSRDSDSCSNSSRMMPFCPRRTFQQISERRRETSSFSLTPLPLLLPAPPILCLPRKGFGFWPDLFTKEPLSTLDLNVEYKLPFGWELEEETVEKLEEEKGEAENGCNEEEKDDADDGTQIIENTREEKSQEIAGDGECNEEKEDDADDEIVCAVCQGTDGDPSYPIVVCDGCNLMVHASCYDNPLVKGIPEGDGYCAWVLSKALRSVEKARTN; encoded by the coding sequence ATGGCCTGCCTTCTCTCAAGAGATTCAGACTCATGCAGCAACAGCAGCAGAATGATGCCCTTTTGTCCCCGTCGCACCTTCCAACAAATAAGCGAAAGGCGCCGAGAGACCAGCTCGTTCTCCTTGACCCCACTGCCTCTGCTGCTGCCGGCTCCACCTATTCTTTGCCTGCCAAGAAAAGGGTTTGGCTTTTGGCCCGATTTGTTCACTAAAGAGCCACTTTCGACTTTGGACCTTAATGTCGAGTATAAGCTGCCTTTTGGGTGGGAGCTGGAAGAAGAGACAGTGGAGAAATTGGAGGAAGAGAAGGGTGAAGCTGAAAATGGTtgcaatgaagaagaaaaagatgatgCTGATGATGGGACGCAAATTATTGAAAATACCCGAGAGGAGAAAAGCCAAGAAATTGCAGGGGATGGAGAGTgcaatgaagaaaaagaagatgatgcTGATGATGAGATTGTTTGTGCTGTTTGTCAGGGCACAGATGGAGATCCATCATATCCAATTGTCGTCTGTGATGGGTGTAATCTGATGGTTCATGCCTCCTGTTATGACAATCCACTCGTAAAGGGTATTCCGGAAGGTGATGGGTACTGCGCCTGGGTTTTGTCAAAAGCACTCAGATCTGTGGAAAAAGCCAGAACAAACTGA